The following proteins are encoded in a genomic region of Acetobacter oryzoeni:
- a CDS encoding threonine aldolase family protein → MPLPQTTTPPQQFGSDNYAGLCPQALEAISRAAKGSTPAYGDDAWTRLAAKAVADVFEAPEAAVFFVLTGTAANALALATLCPPYCSIIASEVAHAETSERGAPEFFTGGAKLITPPTPDGKLTPEAIKLAARRASDPHSSTPAVVTITQPTENGLVYSVDEIRAIANACHDHGLRLHMDGARFANAVAMLGSTPAAMTWQSGVDALSFGGTKNGIAMGEAVVFFKRNMAHGFAERAKQSGQTASKMRFLSAPWLAMIHSGAWLDNARHANASARQFAQAVEDIPSIKLAWPVQSNAVFLLMPEPVMNELRARGWRFYTFFGGICRFMFAWDARPEAIAALAADLRSCVRGQGAL, encoded by the coding sequence ATGCCCCTGCCGCAAACCACCACGCCCCCACAACAGTTTGGCAGTGATAATTATGCAGGCCTGTGCCCACAGGCGCTGGAAGCCATAAGCCGCGCGGCCAAGGGATCCACCCCCGCATATGGGGATGATGCCTGGACACGCCTTGCCGCCAAAGCGGTGGCGGATGTGTTTGAAGCGCCTGAAGCCGCGGTGTTTTTTGTGCTTACCGGCACGGCAGCCAATGCGCTGGCGCTGGCAACATTGTGCCCGCCCTATTGCAGCATTATTGCCTCGGAAGTGGCACATGCCGAAACCTCCGAACGCGGTGCTCCAGAGTTTTTTACCGGTGGCGCCAAACTGATAACGCCCCCCACCCCAGACGGTAAGCTGACACCTGAAGCCATAAAACTGGCCGCCCGCCGCGCCAGCGATCCGCACTCTTCCACCCCCGCAGTGGTGACCATTACGCAACCCACAGAAAACGGGCTTGTGTATTCGGTGGATGAGATTCGGGCCATTGCCAATGCCTGCCATGATCACGGCTTGCGGCTGCACATGGATGGTGCGCGTTTTGCCAATGCCGTTGCCATGCTGGGCAGCACACCTGCGGCCATGACATGGCAATCCGGCGTGGATGCCCTAAGTTTTGGTGGCACCAAAAACGGCATAGCCATGGGGGAAGCCGTAGTGTTTTTTAAACGCAATATGGCCCATGGCTTTGCCGAGCGCGCCAAGCAGAGCGGGCAAACAGCCTCTAAAATGCGCTTTCTGTCTGCCCCGTGGCTGGCCATGATCCATAGTGGCGCATGGCTGGATAACGCACGCCACGCCAATGCCAGCGCACGCCAGTTTGCACAGGCGGTAGAGGATATTCCCTCCATCAAACTGGCATGGCCCGTGCAATCCAACGCCGTATTTTTGCTGATGCCCGAACCTGTGATGAACGAATTGCGGGCCCGCGGCTGGCGCTTTTACACGTTTTTTGGGGGCATCTGCCGCTTTATGTTTGCGTGGGACGCACGGCCAGAAGCCATTGCCGCGCTGGCAGCAGATTTACGCAGCTGCGTGCGCGGGCAAGGTGCCTTATAA
- a CDS encoding 50S ribosomal protein L25/general stress protein Ctc, which translates to MSKITSIEASARAKAGKGAARATRRAGLVPGVIYGGKQEPTLIAIDPRIIIKGIQASGWRSRVYEIKVDGKAERALVRDVQLHPVKDSPVHVDFLRLAAGSRVHVEVSVHFENEEACPGIKRGGVLNVVRHTIEVDVPADNIPEFFTVDLSKLDIADNVRWEDVQGTEGVTPLTHEENFVVASIAAPSVDTTEGAEAATEEAAS; encoded by the coding sequence GTGTCCAAGATTACATCTATCGAAGCTTCGGCGCGCGCGAAGGCTGGTAAGGGGGCAGCGCGGGCAACGAGGCGTGCAGGGCTTGTTCCCGGCGTTATCTACGGCGGCAAGCAGGAACCCACCCTTATTGCTATCGACCCACGCATTATCATTAAGGGCATTCAGGCATCTGGCTGGCGCTCTCGCGTGTATGAAATCAAGGTTGATGGCAAGGCAGAACGCGCTCTGGTGCGTGACGTGCAGCTGCACCCGGTGAAGGATTCCCCTGTTCACGTTGACTTCCTGCGTCTGGCCGCTGGTTCTCGCGTGCATGTTGAAGTGTCTGTTCACTTCGAAAACGAAGAAGCATGCCCCGGCATCAAGCGCGGCGGTGTGCTGAACGTTGTGCGCCACACCATTGAAGTGGACGTGCCGGCAGACAACATTCCTGAATTCTTCACGGTTGACCTGTCCAAGCTGGACATTGCGGACAACGTGCGTTGGGAAGATGTGCAGGGCACCGAAGGCGTAACCCCGCTGACCCACGAAGAAAACTTTGTTGTGGCTTCCATTGCTGCTCCGAGCGTGGACACCACCGAAGGCGCAGAAGCTGCTACGGAAGAAGCCGCTTCCTGA
- a CDS encoding nicotinate-nucleotide adenylyltransferase, with protein MPVTFQPHPAAKPCARGTVIPTWGDNRCLRIGLLGGSFNPGHKGHQAIARRALAVLGLDQVWLMVSPGNPLKAGRLDMAALPARLATARQLADRRRIIATDIESRIGTRYTVDTVRVLQTRFPRARFVWLMGADGLATLPRWKNWRQLVHSVPVAVFPRPGQNARALHGLAGRYLARWRVPAWRAHAIAELSPPVWAFLPGAQNSISATAIRQQGGFNAAAGQPHTPDTL; from the coding sequence GTGCCGGTAACTTTCCAACCACATCCGGCTGCAAAGCCTTGTGCACGTGGCACTGTTATTCCCACTTGGGGGGATAACAGATGCCTGCGTATTGGGCTTTTGGGTGGGTCTTTCAATCCCGGCCACAAAGGGCATCAGGCCATTGCGCGGCGTGCGCTGGCGGTGCTGGGGTTAGACCAGGTGTGGCTGATGGTTTCACCCGGTAACCCGCTTAAAGCCGGGCGCTTAGATATGGCGGCCTTGCCTGCACGCTTGGCCACGGCGCGCCAACTGGCAGATAGGCGGCGCATTATTGCCACGGATATCGAAAGCCGAATCGGCACACGTTATACGGTGGATACAGTGCGGGTGCTGCAAACGCGCTTTCCGCGTGCGCGGTTTGTGTGGCTGATGGGCGCAGATGGTCTGGCCACCTTGCCGCGCTGGAAAAACTGGCGGCAGCTTGTGCATAGCGTGCCAGTGGCGGTTTTCCCTCGTCCGGGGCAAAATGCGCGGGCCTTGCATGGGCTTGCCGGGCGGTATCTGGCCCGCTGGCGGGTGCCTGCGTGGCGTGCACATGCCATTGCGGAACTTTCTCCCCCCGTGTGGGCTTTTCTTCCGGGGGCACAAAACAGTATATCTGCAACAGCTATTCGTCAGCAGGGTGGATTCAATGCCGCTGCAGGCCAACCCCATACCCCCGATACGCTTTAA
- a CDS encoding glutamate-5-semialdehyde dehydrogenase, producing the protein MNAEGESKLQGVTTAAANPVQDVPAQAQGLGPMAALAHRARLAARTLAQSSSATRDKALWAAAAALREAAPAILEANAQDLAASTANDAFRDRLTLTPERVEAMARGLEEIADLPDPVGRVLEEWTRPNGLRIRRVATPVGVIGMIYESRPNVGADASGLCIKSGNAVLLRGGSESLNSARAIHAAMQAGLRSAGLPEDAVLIAPDANRAHVAEMLTASGLIDLIIPRGGRSLVERVQREARVPVLAHAEGLCHTYIHSAADFAMARRIVLNAKMRRTGICGSTETLLIDAAIAPALLPQIVADLAEKGCTFKADAEARAIMPDLPAATEKDFATEWLDAVLNIAVVDGVDEALDHIAQYGSSHTEAIVTADENMAIRFMNGVSSAVVMWNASTQFCDGGEFGFGAEIGIATGRFHARGPVGVEQLTTFRYEVIGTGQVRP; encoded by the coding sequence ATGAACGCGGAGGGTGAGAGTAAGCTGCAAGGGGTTACAACGGCTGCGGCCAATCCCGTGCAGGATGTTCCAGCGCAGGCACAAGGGCTGGGGCCAATGGCTGCCTTGGCCCATCGTGCTCGGCTGGCGGCCCGCACACTGGCGCAAAGTTCTTCCGCCACGCGGGATAAAGCCCTGTGGGCCGCTGCGGCGGCTTTGCGTGAGGCTGCTCCCGCCATTCTGGAAGCCAACGCGCAGGATCTTGCCGCTTCCACCGCTAATGATGCGTTCCGTGATCGGCTCACCCTCACGCCCGAACGGGTGGAAGCCATGGCCCGTGGTCTGGAAGAAATTGCAGATCTGCCAGACCCCGTAGGCCGCGTGTTGGAGGAATGGACACGCCCCAACGGCCTGCGCATCCGCCGCGTTGCCACCCCTGTGGGTGTGATTGGCATGATTTATGAAAGCCGGCCCAATGTGGGGGCAGATGCTTCTGGGCTGTGCATTAAATCCGGCAATGCCGTGCTGCTGCGTGGGGGATCGGAAAGCCTGAACAGCGCACGTGCCATTCATGCCGCCATGCAGGCCGGATTACGCTCTGCCGGTTTGCCGGAAGATGCCGTGCTGATTGCCCCAGATGCCAACCGCGCCCATGTGGCGGAAATGCTCACCGCTTCTGGCCTGATTGACCTGATTATTCCGCGTGGTGGACGTTCATTGGTCGAACGAGTGCAGCGTGAGGCCCGCGTGCCTGTGCTGGCCCATGCTGAAGGGCTGTGCCACACCTATATTCATTCCGCGGCAGATTTTGCCATGGCGCGCCGCATTGTGCTCAACGCCAAAATGCGCCGTACCGGCATTTGTGGTTCAACAGAAACCCTGTTGATAGATGCAGCCATTGCGCCAGCATTGTTGCCGCAGATTGTGGCAGATCTGGCAGAAAAAGGCTGCACCTTTAAGGCGGATGCCGAAGCCCGCGCCATTATGCCCGATCTGCCCGCTGCAACGGAAAAAGACTTTGCAACAGAATGGCTGGATGCGGTTCTGAACATTGCCGTGGTGGATGGTGTGGATGAAGCGCTGGACCATATTGCGCAGTATGGATCTTCCCACACAGAAGCCATTGTGACAGCGGATGAAAACATGGCCATACGGTTCATGAACGGTGTTTCCAGCGCTGTGGTGATGTGGAATGCCTCCACCCAGTTCTGTGATGGGGGTGAGTTCGGCTTTGGTGCGGAAATTGGCATTGCCACTGGCCGCTTCCATGCTCGTGGCCCGGTGGGTGTGGAGCAGCTGACAACCTTCCGTTACGAAGTGATTGGCACCGGGCAGGTGCGCCCCTGA
- a CDS encoding cell envelope integrity EipB family protein gives MRRSRRLPLPLPLAQGFCFTPGHNARAVSKAIASVLLGGVVALPLPMAHAQTAGAVVPSGTVSQNAPPAEARPSATPNTAHSFSDSDINQIASQRAVYDLTLTEASGGKTLSATGTMLYSVRHGCSGWSTQQRLDIQSVTRQNGVEHLVSDYSTFESADGRNLIFRTMETSNGKLLQNLRGEATLHPDDSGTAHYEKPLAKTLPLPAGTLFPIQHTVSILDAARSGKTEISAPIFDGTSPDGAADTYITLLGWGNTTPTTDFTALNALQSGRVHVAFFSRTPPNMMPEYEIGMRYFANGVSDNLTLDFGDFRMKGTLHVLDLPKPETCHAKPHQKKN, from the coding sequence ATGAGACGTTCACGCCGCCTGCCACTTCCCCTACCCCTTGCCCAAGGTTTTTGCTTTACGCCGGGGCATAATGCCCGTGCGGTAAGCAAGGCCATTGCATCTGTGCTGTTGGGTGGCGTGGTCGCCCTGCCTTTGCCCATGGCGCATGCACAAACAGCCGGTGCTGTGGTGCCTTCGGGCACTGTTTCACAAAATGCCCCACCGGCTGAAGCACGCCCCAGTGCTACGCCCAACACTGCACATTCTTTTTCCGATTCAGATATCAACCAGATTGCCTCGCAACGCGCGGTGTATGATCTCACACTCACAGAGGCCTCTGGCGGCAAAACATTATCGGCCACGGGCACCATGCTTTACAGCGTGCGGCATGGGTGCAGCGGATGGTCCACCCAACAGCGGCTGGATATTCAAAGCGTAACCCGCCAGAACGGCGTGGAGCATCTGGTATCTGACTATTCCACGTTTGAAAGTGCAGATGGGCGCAACCTGATCTTTCGCACCATGGAAACATCTAACGGCAAATTGCTGCAAAACCTGCGGGGGGAAGCCACACTGCACCCGGATGATTCTGGCACAGCGCATTACGAAAAACCTTTAGCCAAAACACTCCCGCTTCCGGCTGGCACGTTGTTCCCCATCCAGCATACCGTTTCCATTCTGGATGCCGCCCGAAGCGGAAAAACCGAGATTTCAGCCCCTATTTTTGATGGCACATCACCAGATGGCGCGGCAGATACGTACATAACCCTTTTAGGCTGGGGCAATACAACGCCCACCACGGATTTTACTGCCCTGAACGCCTTGCAATCTGGCCGTGTGCATGTGGCCTTTTTTTCACGCACGCCACCAAACATGATGCCGGAATATGAAATTGGCATGCGGTATTTTGCCAATGGTGTTTCTGACAATTTGACGTTGGATTTTGGAGATTTCCGCATGAAGGGCACATTGCATGTTCTGGATCTGCCCAAGCCGGAAACATGCCACGCCAAGCCACATCAGAAGAAAAACTAA
- a CDS encoding 23S rRNA (pseudouridine(1915)-N(3))-methyltransferase RlmH, with the protein MRLVAIGRMKDKSERALVERYLKRLRPKLEIIELPDGRGSPDEIKRREAQAILAACPAQSHVVVLDEAGRNFSSPDFSNAVQGWLTAGRTPCFVIGGAEGLDASVIQRADASMSFGTLTWPHMLVRIMLVEQIYRAQAIAAGHPYHRSGRP; encoded by the coding sequence ATGAGGCTGGTGGCCATTGGGCGTATGAAGGATAAATCCGAGCGGGCGCTGGTGGAACGGTACCTCAAGCGCCTGCGCCCCAAGCTGGAGATTATAGAACTGCCAGATGGGCGCGGCAGCCCGGATGAAATCAAACGGCGCGAGGCACAGGCCATTCTGGCCGCTTGCCCCGCGCAAAGCCACGTTGTGGTGCTGGATGAAGCCGGGCGCAATTTCAGCAGCCCGGATTTTTCCAATGCCGTGCAAGGCTGGCTAACGGCTGGCCGAACCCCCTGCTTTGTTATTGGCGGGGCGGAGGGGCTGGATGCCTCGGTTATCCAGCGGGCCGATGCGTCCATGTCCTTTGGCACCCTTACATGGCCGCATATGTTGGTGCGGATTATGCTGGTGGAACAAATCTACCGCGCGCAGGCTATTGCGGCGGGGCATCCGTATCATCGTTCCGGGCGGCCATAA
- a CDS encoding sulfurtransferase, protein MTDVLYTPDALRQLQHTGNAVLIDVRSEEDFAKGHIPGAVNMPDIFTYLAETSESGLASLQQKFSSLFAQYGLDGSKTALVYEDALHTRYGASCRGYWILQYLGYPKVGILDGGLRAWQASGGTLTQDVTHPAPTQFPLSINHALMATREDVFAALTNPSIKLLDNRDKVEWLGESSSPYGVDFAPRKGRIPGAVWIEWYSFMHTQDQEARFKTPEEIRALAATRNLYPDDDIIIYCFKGARAANTYVALASAGFTKLRIYMGSWNEWSRHADMPIEDGVPRASVPYRPQQG, encoded by the coding sequence ATGACAGACGTTCTCTACACTCCGGATGCCCTGCGGCAGTTGCAGCACACAGGCAACGCCGTTCTGATAGATGTGCGTTCGGAAGAAGATTTTGCCAAAGGGCATATTCCCGGTGCCGTGAACATGCCGGATATTTTTACTTATCTGGCAGAAACATCAGAAAGCGGGCTGGCCAGCCTGCAACAGAAGTTTTCATCGCTGTTTGCGCAATACGGTCTGGATGGCAGCAAAACAGCGCTTGTGTATGAAGATGCCCTGCATACACGTTATGGCGCGTCCTGCCGTGGATACTGGATCTTGCAGTATCTGGGGTACCCCAAGGTAGGTATTCTGGATGGCGGGTTGCGGGCGTGGCAGGCCTCTGGCGGCACGTTGACGCAGGATGTCACGCACCCAGCACCCACGCAGTTTCCGCTCTCTATCAACCACGCGCTGATGGCCACGCGGGAAGATGTGTTTGCGGCCCTTACCAACCCGTCCATCAAGCTGCTGGATAACCGCGACAAGGTGGAATGGCTGGGTGAAAGCTCATCACCTTACGGGGTGGATTTTGCGCCGCGCAAAGGGCGTATTCCCGGTGCTGTGTGGATTGAGTGGTATAGCTTCATGCATACGCAGGATCAGGAAGCACGCTTTAAAACACCGGAAGAAATTCGGGCTCTGGCCGCCACGCGCAACCTGTACCCGGATGATGATATCATTATCTACTGCTTCAAGGGCGCACGTGCTGCCAACACCTATGTGGCGCTGGCTTCTGCCGGGTTTACCAAGCTGCGCATTTATATGGGATCATGGAACGAATGGTCTCGCCATGCGGATATGCCCATAGAAGATGGCGTACCACGGGCTTCTGTGCCGTATCGCCCGCAGCAGGGCTGA
- the ychF gene encoding redox-regulated ATPase YchF → MGFNCGIVGLPNVGKSTLFNALTATATAQAANYPFCTIEPNTGRVAVPDPRLDKLVEIGKSQREVPTSLEFVDIAGLVRGASKGEGLGNQFLANIREVDAIIHVLRCFEDDDITHVEGGVDPVRDADIIETELMLADLDSLEKRLPNLEKRARNRDAEATAQLAVMAPLMEALREGRPARTAIPAGEEEAVRRLQLLTTKPVLYVCNVDEDSAATGNKFSEQVQAKAAAEGAAAVIVSAAIEAEVSQLENEERREFLEGLGLQDSGLDRVIAAGYKLLGLCTYFTVGPKEARAWTITAGTKAPQAAAVIHNDFERGFIACETVAYDDYVQYGGEAGAKEAGRLRIEGRDYVVQDGDVLLFRFNV, encoded by the coding sequence ATGGGTTTTAACTGCGGTATTGTCGGGCTACCCAATGTGGGTAAATCCACGCTGTTCAACGCGCTTACGGCCACGGCCACGGCGCAGGCAGCCAATTATCCGTTCTGCACGATCGAGCCCAATACAGGCCGCGTGGCTGTGCCAGACCCCCGGCTGGACAAGCTGGTGGAAATTGGCAAATCACAGCGCGAAGTGCCCACCAGCCTTGAGTTTGTAGATATTGCCGGCCTTGTGCGCGGTGCCTCCAAGGGTGAAGGGCTGGGCAACCAGTTTTTGGCCAACATCCGTGAAGTAGACGCTATTATCCATGTGCTGCGCTGCTTTGAAGATGATGACATCACCCACGTTGAAGGCGGCGTGGACCCCGTGCGTGATGCCGATATTATTGAAACGGAGCTGATGCTGGCGGATCTGGATTCGCTGGAAAAACGTCTGCCCAATCTGGAAAAGCGCGCCCGCAACCGGGATGCCGAAGCCACAGCCCAGCTTGCCGTTATGGCGCCGCTGATGGAAGCGCTGCGTGAAGGCCGCCCGGCCCGCACCGCCATTCCGGCAGGGGAAGAAGAAGCCGTGCGCCGCCTGCAGCTGCTTACCACCAAGCCGGTGCTGTATGTGTGCAACGTGGATGAAGACTCGGCAGCAACTGGCAACAAGTTCTCAGAACAGGTGCAGGCCAAGGCTGCGGCGGAAGGTGCTGCTGCCGTTATTGTGTCTGCCGCGATTGAAGCCGAAGTCAGCCAGCTTGAAAATGAAGAACGGCGTGAATTTCTGGAAGGGCTGGGCCTTCAGGATAGCGGGCTGGATAGGGTTATTGCCGCTGGCTACAAACTTTTGGGCCTGTGCACCTACTTTACCGTAGGCCCGAAGGAAGCCCGCGCCTGGACAATTACCGCAGGCACCAAGGCCCCGCAGGCTGCCGCCGTTATTCACAATGATTTTGAACGCGGCTTCATTGCATGCGAAACTGTCGCGTATGATGATTACGTTCAGTATGGTGGGGAAGCTGGCGCAAAGGAAGCCGGACGCCTGCGTATTGAAGGGCGAGATTACGTGGTGCAGGATGGCGATGTGCTGCTGTTCCGCTTTAACGTTTAA
- the rsfS gene encoding ribosome silencing factor, whose protein sequence is MRKKAAAAGPKATTKREAVAPDMLEQSLALITASLEDDKAEDIVVIDLAGRASFADRMVIATGLADRQISAMAQHIERKLRDIGIKRVMVEGANGSDWVLLDTGDIVVHLFKPEARTLYGLEKMWGKELDEGAEGNVTRL, encoded by the coding sequence GTGCGTAAAAAAGCCGCTGCGGCTGGCCCCAAGGCCACCACCAAGCGCGAAGCCGTGGCCCCGGATATGCTGGAGCAATCTCTGGCGCTCATCACCGCCAGCCTTGAAGATGACAAGGCCGAAGATATTGTGGTGATCGACCTTGCAGGCCGTGCCTCCTTTGCAGACCGGATGGTGATTGCCACAGGTCTGGCAGACCGTCAGATTTCCGCCATGGCGCAGCATATTGAACGCAAGCTGCGTGATATCGGCATCAAGCGCGTGATGGTGGAAGGCGCCAACGGGTCTGACTGGGTGCTGCTGGATACGGGCGATATTGTGGTGCACCTGTTCAAGCCAGAAGCACGCACCCTGTATGGGCTGGAAAAAATGTGGGGCAAGGAACTGGATGAAGGCGCAGAAGGCAACGTGACCCGCCTGTAA
- the pth gene encoding aminoacyl-tRNA hydrolase — translation MLLWVGLGNPESSMRRHRHNVGFMAVEAIARKYGFTPWRNRFKGEVAEGRIGGQKVLLLLPMTYMNKSGESVQEAAAFYKIAPENITVFHDELDLAPGRLRIKRGGGAAGHNGLRSTDKMLGTPEYWRVRIGIGHPGAKERVHGWVLGNFTETDRQEWLERLLDRMADAAPLLADGRADQFMTKVALPEGSKG, via the coding sequence ATGCTGCTCTGGGTCGGGTTGGGCAATCCCGAATCCTCCATGCGTCGGCACCGGCACAATGTTGGCTTTATGGCGGTGGAAGCCATTGCCCGTAAGTACGGGTTCACGCCATGGCGCAACCGCTTTAAGGGCGAGGTTGCAGAAGGCCGCATAGGCGGGCAGAAAGTTCTGCTGCTGCTGCCCATGACCTACATGAACAAATCGGGTGAAAGCGTGCAGGAAGCCGCCGCTTTTTACAAAATTGCACCCGAAAATATTACCGTTTTTCATGATGAGCTGGATCTGGCACCGGGCCGCCTGCGCATAAAGCGTGGGGGAGGGGCTGCGGGGCATAACGGTTTGCGCTCTACAGATAAAATGTTGGGCACGCCAGAATATTGGCGTGTGCGCATAGGCATTGGCCACCCCGGCGCCAAGGAACGGGTGCACGGCTGGGTGCTGGGCAATTTTACGGAAACAGACCGGCAGGAATGGCTGGAACGGCTGCTTGATCGCATGGCCGATGCCGCCCCCCTGTTGGCAGATGGGCGGGCAGACCAGTTCATGACAAAGGTTGCACTGCCGGAAGGGAGCAAGGGCTGA
- the aspS gene encoding aspartate--tRNA ligase, producing MHPYRSHSCSALRASDAGTTARLSGWVHSKRDHGGLLFIDLRDETGLTQIVIPAGSPVMETAEHLRVESVITVTGDVVLRDETTRNPDLATGDIELRARELIVQSSAAVLPLQVAGQEHYSDELRLRYRYIDLRREQVHANIRLRSAIIASMRRRMTDLGFTEFQTPILTASSPEGARDFLVPSRTHAGKFYALPQAPQQFKQLAMVAGFDRYFQIAPCFRDEASRADRSPGEFYQLDFEMAFATQDEIFAVLEEVMSGLFTEFGKGRAVSTAPFERIPYARAMKVYGSDKPDLRNPLLITDVTEDFAGSGFGLFARIAADGGEVRAIPAPGAGGRPRSFYDKLNAWARENGAGGLGYITFAEEGGQGPIAKNLEADRVEAIRTKLGLNPGDAVFFAAGKGHDVAKFSGLVRTRIAEELDLIEKDAFRFCWITDFPMYELNEETGLIDFSHNPFSMPQGGLEALNTKDPLDILAYQYDIVCNGIELSSGAIRNHLPDVMIRAFEIAGYPESEVEARFGGMLNAFRYGAPPHGGSAPGVDRIVMLLADEPNIREVILFPLNQQGEDLMMGAPAPVPPERLKELSLALNLKPAVKKD from the coding sequence ATGCATCCTTACCGTTCCCACAGCTGTTCGGCCCTTCGCGCCAGCGATGCCGGCACCACCGCGCGCCTGTCCGGCTGGGTGCATAGCAAGCGGGACCACGGCGGGCTGCTGTTTATTGACCTGCGCGATGAAACAGGCCTGACGCAGATTGTTATTCCCGCTGGTTCCCCCGTTATGGAAACGGCCGAGCACCTGCGCGTGGAAAGCGTGATAACCGTAACGGGTGACGTGGTGCTGCGTGATGAAACCACCCGCAACCCAGACCTTGCCACGGGTGATATTGAGCTGCGTGCGCGTGAGCTGATTGTACAGTCCTCCGCCGCTGTGCTGCCGCTACAGGTTGCCGGGCAGGAACATTATTCTGACGAGTTGCGCCTGCGTTACCGCTATATTGATCTGCGGCGCGAGCAGGTGCACGCCAACATCCGCCTGCGTTCCGCCATTATTGCCAGCATGCGCCGCCGCATGACGGATCTGGGCTTTACCGAGTTCCAGACCCCCATCCTGACGGCATCCTCCCCCGAAGGTGCGCGTGACTTTTTGGTGCCCTCCCGCACCCATGCCGGCAAGTTTTACGCCCTGCCGCAGGCCCCGCAGCAGTTCAAGCAGCTTGCCATGGTGGCCGGGTTTGACCGCTACTTCCAGATTGCTCCGTGCTTCCGTGATGAAGCCTCCCGCGCGGATCGCTCCCCCGGTGAGTTCTACCAGCTCGACTTTGAAATGGCCTTTGCCACACAGGACGAAATCTTTGCCGTTCTGGAAGAAGTGATGTCTGGCCTGTTTACAGAGTTCGGCAAGGGCCGCGCCGTAAGCACCGCACCGTTTGAGCGTATTCCCTACGCCCGCGCCATGAAGGTGTATGGTTCTGATAAGCCAGACCTGCGCAACCCGCTGCTGATTACCGATGTAACAGAAGATTTTGCCGGTTCCGGCTTTGGCCTGTTTGCCCGCATTGCAGCCGATGGTGGTGAAGTGCGCGCCATTCCGGCCCCCGGCGCTGGTGGCCGCCCCCGCTCCTTCTATGACAAGCTGAACGCCTGGGCGCGTGAAAACGGGGCTGGTGGTCTGGGTTACATCACCTTTGCAGAAGAGGGCGGCCAAGGCCCGATTGCCAAGAACCTTGAAGCCGACCGCGTAGAAGCCATTCGCACCAAGCTGGGGCTGAACCCCGGTGATGCCGTGTTCTTTGCTGCTGGCAAGGGGCATGATGTGGCCAAGTTCTCTGGCCTTGTGCGCACCCGCATTGCTGAAGAACTGGATCTGATTGAAAAGGATGCCTTCCGTTTCTGCTGGATCACGGACTTCCCGATGTATGAGCTGAATGAAGAAACGGGGCTGATTGACTTCTCGCACAACCCGTTCTCCATGCCGCAAGGTGGTCTGGAAGCACTGAACACCAAAGACCCGCTGGATATTCTGGCTTACCAGTATGACATTGTGTGTAACGGCATTGAGCTTTCCTCCGGCGCTATCCGTAACCACCTGCCGGATGTGATGATCCGCGCCTTTGAAATTGCTGGTTACCCGGAAAGCGAAGTAGAAGCCCGCTTTGGCGGCATGCTCAACGCCTTCCGCTACGGTGCACCGCCGCATGGTGGGTCCGCCCCGGGTGTGGACCGTATTGTGATGCTGCTGGCTGATGAGCCGAACATCCGTGAAGTCATTCTGTTCCCGCTGAACCAGCAGGGCGAAGACCTGATGATGGGTGCCCCGGCCCCTGTGCCACCCGAACGCCTGAAGGAACTCTCCCTCGCGCTGAACCTGAAGCCCGCTGTCAAGAAAGACTGA